A stretch of Arachis hypogaea cultivar Tifrunner chromosome 15, arahy.Tifrunner.gnm2.J5K5, whole genome shotgun sequence DNA encodes these proteins:
- the LOC112749647 gene encoding remorin 1.4 isoform X1: MESSQLHSLDSVQVKELEKPDPPTASAVSHQSLEEPKEHAITAPLVQKVEDSGGNKGTVDSVDRDAELARVVSEKRLALIKAWEESEKTKAENRAYKKLSAVGLWESKKKASVEAQLKIIEENLERKKAEYAEKMKNKIADIHRSAEEKRAMVEAQKREEFIELEETAAKFRSSGRTPAKFFACFKA; encoded by the exons ATGGAATCATCACAGCTACACTCTCTGGATTCTGTTCAAGTCAAGGAATTGGAGAAACCAGACCCTCCAACTGCAAGTGCTGTGAGCCATCAGAGCCTGGAGGAGCCTAAAGAGCATGCCATCACTGCTCCACTTGTTCAAA aGGTTGAAGATTCTGGTGGCAACAAGGGTACAGTGGATTCAGTTGACAGAG ATGCTGAGCTTGCAAGAGTAGTTTCGGAGAAAAGATTGGCTTTAATTAAAGCATGGGAAGAAAGTGAAAAGACCAAAGCAGAGAATAG GGCATACAAGAAGCTCTCAGCCGTTGGATTGTGGGAGAGTAAAAAGAAAGCCTCAGTGGAGGCACAACTCAAGATAATTGAG GAAAActtagaaagaaagaaagcagAATAtgcagaaaagatgaagaataagataGCTGATATTCATAGGTCAGCAGAAGAGAAAAGGGCAATGGTTGAAGCTCAAAAGAGGGAAGAGTTTATCGAGTTAGAGGAAACAGCTGCAAAGTTTCGTAGTAGTGGTCGTACACCAGCCAAATTCTTTGCATGTTTTAAAGCATGA
- the LOC112749647 gene encoding remorin 1.4 isoform X2 — MESSQLHSLDSVQVKELEKPDPPTASAVSHQSLEEPKEHAITAPLVQKVEDSGGNKDAELARVVSEKRLALIKAWEESEKTKAENRAYKKLSAVGLWESKKKASVEAQLKIIEENLERKKAEYAEKMKNKIADIHRSAEEKRAMVEAQKREEFIELEETAAKFRSSGRTPAKFFACFKA; from the exons ATGGAATCATCACAGCTACACTCTCTGGATTCTGTTCAAGTCAAGGAATTGGAGAAACCAGACCCTCCAACTGCAAGTGCTGTGAGCCATCAGAGCCTGGAGGAGCCTAAAGAGCATGCCATCACTGCTCCACTTGTTCAAA aGGTTGAAGATTCTGGTGGCAACAAGG ATGCTGAGCTTGCAAGAGTAGTTTCGGAGAAAAGATTGGCTTTAATTAAAGCATGGGAAGAAAGTGAAAAGACCAAAGCAGAGAATAG GGCATACAAGAAGCTCTCAGCCGTTGGATTGTGGGAGAGTAAAAAGAAAGCCTCAGTGGAGGCACAACTCAAGATAATTGAG GAAAActtagaaagaaagaaagcagAATAtgcagaaaagatgaagaataagataGCTGATATTCATAGGTCAGCAGAAGAGAAAAGGGCAATGGTTGAAGCTCAAAAGAGGGAAGAGTTTATCGAGTTAGAGGAAACAGCTGCAAAGTTTCGTAGTAGTGGTCGTACACCAGCCAAATTCTTTGCATGTTTTAAAGCATGA